A region of the Phaeodactylum tricornutum CCAP 1055/1 chromosome 1, whole genome shotgun sequence genome:
AACGGATTGTTTTACTCATACACGGAGGCATCGACTGCCTTTCCCCAATCGTTCACACCTTCAGGAAACCACATTTTCAATTCATGCTCGGCGCTATCGGGAGAGTCGCTACCATGGCAAATGTTACGACCGAGGTCAATCGAAAAATCGCCACGAATACTTCCAGGTTTGGACGCCAAAGGCTGAGTTTCTCCAAGCATTTGACGCCCTTGCTTGATAATGTCTTTTCCCTCCCAGCACATGCAAACAATGGGGCCAGAGCTGAAGAACTTGACTAGGCCACTGAAGAAAGGCTTCTTGCTTAAATCGGCATAATGCTCCGCGGCCATTTCCTCGGTAGGCCAAACCATCTTCAAGCCGACAAGTTTGTAGCCACGCTTTTCGAAACGAAC
Encoded here:
- the NDK3 gene encoding nucleoside diphosphate kinase 3 (homolog to fungal NDK, mitochondrial signal peptide), with protein sequence MFARAVLRLSTRVRAVPHARRNIATVAARNTSPCLAAGFAAGVACLGSAGAFSRIQCEALPVYGRPGTNQERTFLAVKPDGVQRGLIGDIIVRFEKRGYKLVGLKMVWPTEEMAAEHYADLSKKPFFSGLVKFFSSGPIVCMCWEGKDIIKQGRQMLGETQPLASKPGSIRGDFSIDLGRNICHGSDSPDSAEHELKMWFPEGVNDWGKAVDASVYE